A genome region from Bacillota bacterium includes the following:
- a CDS encoding SIS domain-containing protein → MAEQHHMHREIHEQPQVIRTVAEKSVRSAQALAQAIRDRGIQFAMISARGTSDNAALYTKYRLEIEAGIPVASAAPSIFTLYNGQLNLSRALVIGISQSGKAQDVVEVVSAARAAGALTAAITNDPSSELAQVAEHVLLCHAGEERSVAATKTYTATLANIALLVDALAGRSRIGEDIEDAAQGMEQVLAMEEEIELLAERYRYMSACMVLARGYNFCTAHEAALKMMETGYVIARAYSAADFMHGPIAVVDTGFPCFVYAPNGSAYATMLQLTARLRERGAEIVVISCNPEILRLATRMVVLPCDIAERISPLVYIVVGQLFAFHLSETRGYDPDRPRGLSKITITR, encoded by the coding sequence ATGGCAGAACAACACCACATGCATCGTGAAATACACGAACAACCCCAGGTGATTCGCACTGTGGCGGAGAAAAGTGTGCGCTCTGCACAGGCATTGGCGCAGGCAATCCGCGACAGGGGCATCCAGTTTGCGATGATTAGCGCTCGAGGCACCTCGGACAACGCAGCACTTTACACCAAATACCGTCTGGAGATAGAAGCAGGCATCCCGGTCGCCTCGGCGGCACCCTCCATCTTCACGCTTTACAACGGGCAGCTCAACCTCTCTCGCGCGCTGGTCATCGGCATCAGCCAGTCCGGCAAGGCGCAGGACGTGGTGGAGGTGGTTTCCGCGGCTCGCGCCGCGGGGGCATTGACAGCGGCTATCACCAACGACCCCAGCTCCGAGCTGGCGCAGGTAGCTGAGCATGTATTGCTGTGTCATGCAGGCGAGGAACGCAGTGTCGCCGCTACCAAGACCTACACCGCCACACTGGCGAATATCGCCCTGCTGGTGGATGCTCTGGCGGGACGGTCGCGTATCGGTGAAGACATCGAAGATGCGGCACAGGGAATGGAGCAGGTGCTGGCGATGGAGGAAGAGATAGAACTGCTCGCCGAGCGTTATCGCTATATGTCTGCCTGCATGGTGCTGGCACGCGGATACAACTTTTGCACTGCGCACGAAGCGGCATTGAAAATGATGGAGACAGGCTACGTGATTGCACGCGCCTATTCTGCCGCCGACTTCATGCACGGACCCATCGCCGTGGTGGATACAGGATTCCCCTGCTTTGTATACGCCCCCAACGGCAGCGCATACGCGACGATGCTCCAGCTGACGGCAAGACTGCGAGAGCGTGGCGCAGAGATTGTGGTGATTTCCTGTAACCCGGAGATACTGCGTTTAGCCACCCGCATGGTAGTGCTGCCTTGTGATATTGCCGAGCGTATCAGCCCTCTGGTTTACATCGTGGTGGGTCAGCTATTCGCGTTCCATCTCTCAGAAACGCGCGGTTACGACCCGGACCGCCCGCGTGGGCTGAGCAAAATCACCATCACCCGTTAG
- a CDS encoding M20/M25/M40 family metallo-hydrolase → MVNTQRLVDDFLALCRINSPPKQESEIIAAVIPRLIRLGLEVKQDEAGKQIGGNANNVIARLPANVPGVPPIFFSVHFDTVEPNPNVQIIVEDDLIRTDGSSILGADDKAGLAPLLEAIQCIVENNLPHGEIWLLLSVAEEIGLLGAKHLPLQGVNATMGFVLDTGPPVGKVVVGAPTHDHLTVRVIGRAAHAGAAPEQGISAIVAASRAIARMKLGRIDGETTANIGSFHGGQATNVVCPEVEIRAEARSHNSEKLEAQIAHMIACFREEAEAMGAQVEVETSRHYEAYRLPEDAPVVQVARESALALGLPYEAKLAGGGSDANVFNAKGIPTVVLSTGMDKVHTHDECCRISDLEKTALWVLEIVRQVALG, encoded by the coding sequence ATGGTCAACACCCAGCGGCTGGTGGACGATTTCCTGGCACTATGTCGCATCAACAGCCCGCCCAAACAGGAATCGGAAATCATCGCGGCTGTAATACCCCGCTTGATTCGCCTGGGATTGGAAGTCAAACAGGATGAGGCAGGCAAACAGATTGGCGGGAATGCGAACAACGTCATCGCCCGGCTGCCCGCAAACGTGCCCGGTGTGCCCCCCATCTTCTTCAGCGTGCACTTCGATACGGTGGAGCCCAATCCGAACGTGCAGATAATCGTGGAAGACGACCTGATCCGCACCGACGGCTCCAGTATTCTTGGCGCGGACGACAAGGCGGGACTCGCCCCGCTGCTGGAGGCAATACAGTGTATCGTGGAAAACAACCTTCCGCACGGGGAAATCTGGTTGTTGCTCAGCGTGGCGGAAGAGATTGGTCTGCTGGGGGCGAAGCACCTGCCTCTGCAAGGGGTCAACGCCACGATGGGCTTCGTGCTGGATACGGGACCGCCTGTGGGTAAAGTGGTTGTGGGTGCCCCCACCCACGACCACCTGACGGTGCGCGTGATAGGACGTGCCGCCCATGCCGGAGCTGCTCCTGAACAGGGTATCAGCGCGATTGTGGCGGCGTCGCGCGCGATTGCCCGCATGAAGCTGGGACGCATCGACGGGGAGACCACTGCCAACATCGGCTCGTTTCACGGCGGACAGGCGACTAACGTGGTGTGCCCGGAGGTGGAAATCCGCGCCGAGGCGCGCAGCCACAATAGCGAAAAGCTGGAAGCGCAGATAGCGCACATGATAGCCTGCTTCCGTGAGGAAGCGGAGGCAATGGGTGCGCAGGTGGAGGTAGAAACATCGCGTCACTATGAGGCATATCGCCTCCCCGAAGACGCTCCGGTCGTGCAGGTCGCCCGTGAGAGCGCGCTCGCATTAGGGCTTCCCTACGAGGCGAAACTGGCGGGCGGCGGCAGCGACGCCAATGTGTTTAACGCCAAAGGCATCCCTACCGTCGTGCTCAGCACGGGCATGGATAAGGTGCATACCCACGACGAGTGCTGTCGCATCTCCGACCTGGAGAAGACCGCCCTCTGGGTGCTGGAGATTGTGCGTCAGGTGGCACTCGGCTAA